CGCCAAAAATATTGACTTCTTCGTTATTAAGCATCTTCCCGGAAAAGATTGCCACAACTCCAGCCTCACCATAAGGGTCCTGCCGGGGACCATAAACATTGCCATAGCGAAGTGCAGTATATCTTAAACCATAAATTTTCTCATAAGTAGAGAGATAACATTCCATGGCATACTTGCTTACGCCGTAAGGAGAAATAGGAGAAATGGGAGAATCTTCATTAGGAGGGAGATTGCCACATTCGCCGTAAATTACACCACCACTGGAAGCAAAGATTATCTTCTTAATTTTGTACTTCCGACAATTCTCTAAAATATTAAGTGAACCTTCTATATTAATCCGGGCATCAAAGGCAGGGTCATCTATGGACTTTCTCACGTCAACCTGGGCTGCATGATGACTAACAATATCAATTCCTTCTTTGTTAAAAACCTCTTCCAGTGCCTTATCACAAATATCTAAATTGTAAAACTTAGCTTTCTTATTCAGATTCTCTTTCTTCCCCGATGATAAGTCATCTACAACAACGACTTCATATCCCTTCTCGATATAAGCATCAACAACATTAGACCCAATAAACCCCGCCCCTCCTGTCACCAATATCTTCATATCCTCTTTTCCCCTGGAGTCCTCCCGAAAGGGAGGGTCCATAAACGGAACCTTGCTTTCGCAAGGACTCCATAATTTTTGGAGTCCTCCCGAAAGGGAGGGTTTTTAAACTTATTTTGCTTCTTTTATCCTGGGAATAACCATAACCATACCGAGAAGGAAATAGAAAAGCATGACTACTTCTGAATCCCCAAAATTATACTGACTCAATCCGGCAATTAGAAAAGCGGTAAGCGATCCCAGAAATCCCCATACAAAACCTTTAAAATACCCGTCCTCCAGTTCCTTGAAAATGTGAAAACCAACCTTGTAAATGGTTACCAAGAGCCAGAGAAATATACCCAATCCCAAAAGTCCACTGTCCACAGCCACATCCACGAAATTGTTGTGAGCATTGCTTACCGACTTCTCCTCTTCGCTCGGCCTATACCTTGGGTACACTTTTCTAAAGCCTTCCCAACCCACCCCTGTAATCGGATAATCTCTTAATATTCTCAGACTTCCCTCCCAGAACTCTGTTCTATCTCCAACTGGATGCTTGGACTTAACAGTTCCCGCCACCCGCTGAGCGAATTCCAAGGAAGGGAGAGCTAGAATCAAAATAGAACAAATCATAATTCCAGCTAAAATTGACAGAAGCAATCTTCTGCTACCCAAAATACCCATAAATATCAATCCGACAATCAATCCTATCCACACCGCCCGACCATATGAAAAGATTATGGCAGTCAGGATAATCAACCCTGACAACTGCAACCAGCGTTTCTTCCTTCTTATCCTAATATAAGAAGACAAGCCAATTACCACTGGCAAGACCAACAATATATAGTTTCCAAAAGTCGCCGGACCGTCAAAGAAACCTGTACTTCTGGCCATAGGCAAGCGGAGATGCTTAACGTTGCCGAAAAAATCTATTTTGGTAAGATGCTGGAAAATGCCGTAGGCTCCTCCAATCGTAGTAATCAAAACCAGAATTCGCACTAGCCTCTTAAACTGAATTGTGTCTTTGACATTATTCACAATTAGGAAAAAAATAAACATCCAGCCCAGAGTCATATAGGCTTTCAGGCTATGTTTAAAATTTACTGCCATAATTACCCCTATAGCTGCAGCAACCAGAAAGGCGACAATTGGTATATTAAGGGGATTTCTCGCCAGGCAAAATTTTTTCGTCAAGAACATCCTGACTAACCAAAACAAAAGTGCAAAAGATACGGCGGTCTGGGCTCCGGTAATGGAAATCGGTGACCAGAAGACAAACAGAATAAGAAAAGCCCCAACCAACCAATCGCAATATTTCAATAATTTATCTTTAACGACTTCCATATCGCTTCCTTGTCGTTAGGTATTTGTCATTTATCATTACCGTAAATAGTATGAATTTTTAAAAGGGTAATTCACGAGAGTTGACGCATTCAGAAAAAAATACCTTTAAGAATTGATGCCAAAATTTGTAGAGGTTACGGCAGCAGAAAAAAATAATAGTAATCTGTTCAAAAGCGTACTGGACATTAATTCTTTATAGAGATATTATCTTTGCATCAATTTTTATTTTCCTGGTCTGGCACATAAGAAGGTACTATTTCGTGTATTTTATTCAGAATTCTCTTCGTATCCATCATATGTGCTAACCTTTCTAGTTCCTTAACCTGGTTCCTTAGTATACGTGATTCGAACTCATTTGCCTGGGCGATGTAGATTTTCTCATACTTAGTAGTTTTATCTTTCTCTACATCGTGCAACGTTTCTTCATACAACTTTTCTCCCGGTCTTAATCCGATAAATTTAATAAAGATATCTTTATCTAACTTAAGTCCCGAAAGGGTTATTAGATTACGTGCTAAATCCAGTATCTTTATCTGCTCACCCATATCTAAAATAAAAATTTCCCCTTTTTTTCCTATTGCCCCTGCCTGAAGGACAAGTTGAGCAGCTTCACTTGCACTCATAAAATATCTTTTGGCTTCAGGATGGGTTACTGTTACAGGCCCCCTTTCCTCAATCTGTTTCTTAAAAAGTGGAATAACGCTACCGTCGGAGCCAAGCACATTCCCAAAACGAACCGCCATAAATCTTGTCTTACTATCCTTAGCCTTAGCCTGTAATATCATTTCACTAATTCTTTTAGTTGCACCCATAATACTTTTGGGATTTACGGCTTTATCTGTGGAAATCAAAACAAATCTTTCCACCCCATAGTGATTGGCTGCATAGATAAGATTGCGAGTTCCAATAATGTTGTTTTTTACCGCTGCTGCAGGATTTTCCTCCATCAAAGGAACGTGTTTATGCGCTGCAGAATGAAATATCACATGAGGTTTATAACGGGAAAATGTATGCTTTAATAGACCGATATCTTTTATATCTCCAATAATTGTTGTGAATTTAACTTGTGGATATTTTGTCTTAAATTCAACCTCTAAGAAATAAACGTTATTTTCATTATGGTCATAAAACATAAGTTCTTTTGGGGAAAAAAGAGCTATCTGTTGACAAAGTGCCGAACCAATTGAACCACCTGCACCTGTAACCAAGATACGTTTATTCCTAATATAATGACTTATCTCTTGTGCATCTATCTCAACTGTTTCTCTACCTAAAAGGTCTTCCGGCTTTACCCCTCTGGGTCTTACTTCTAAATCTCCACTTAAAATTTTCTGCAACCCAGGAACAATTTTAAGCTTAACGTTCGGTATCTGACAATGAGAGATAATTTCTCTAATAATCTTCCCTTTAGCCGAAGGAATAGCTAAAATGATTTCTTCAACTCCATACTTGTTAACGATAGCTGGGATATCATGTTTTGTGCCTAAAATTTTTATCCCTTGAATTCGTAAATTCTTTTTCGTAGGATTATCATCTATAAAGCCTACAATTTCCATATTCATAGCGGGATTATTGCGACATTCCCTTAATACCATAACTCCCGCTTCACCTGCTCCAACAATAATCACCCTTTTGTTTATCTTCGCTGATACAGGTTTAAATATCTCTATAAATAAACGCGTTACAAAACGCAACCCTCCAATAAAAGCTATGCATAAAATCCCATCCAGAAAAAATATTGAACGCGGGTAACCCACAATATTATAAATAAAAACGACCCCTAAGATAAATACAGCGGTAGAAAAGAAGTTTGCTTTGATGATTCTCCATAAGTCATCTATACTGGCATAACGCCAAAGTCCAGAGAAAAGTCCATAATAATAAAAGATAGCCATCTTAATAATAATCAAAAGAGGTAATGTTTTTAAAATAATTGGAAAATACTCACTTCTTAATCGAAAATCAAAGCGCAAGTAGAAAGCACCTACATACGCAATAATGACTAAGATAAAATGAACAACTATAGTAAAAAGACGGCGATATTTATGAATAAAATAATTTATCTTCATTTATAACCCACAACATACAAAACCTTATATCCAAAATTAGGAGAATCATAAGGTATAGAAACAGGAGGGGTATATTCTGCCATTCCACCAGATATTTCCGGCGGCAAGGGTAGCAACTTTCCGTAGAAAATTCTTTTCAACAGTTCTTTGCCTTCCATTGTTTTCGGAATTATCTTTAAAGCAACTGCTTTCCTCTTAATCCAAGAAATAATTCTATTTTTAAATGTTTTAGCTATTACAGGATAGTCTCCATAAAGGACTATGTCACCAAAATTATTCTGCTTTAGCAAGCCGAATAACTCGTGCGCAGAGAAATATTTATGACTATAAGGACTGGGATTAAAACCCGACCAGTCTTTGTTAGCCGTACAAATAAGAAGATTGCCCCCTTTTCTTAAAACCCTTTTTGCTTCTTTAACGAATTGCTCTGGATTTGCAAGATAATAAATAGCTTCATACAATATCACTAAATCAAAACTATTATTATCGAACGGCAGTTTATGCGCGTCCAGGATTTTTAACTCAATATTCTCTTTGTCTTTGTAATATTCCCGTGCAAATCTTAAGTTATTCTCATCAATATCAGCGCCTATAACTTTTTTTGCTTTTTTTGCTAAGTACCCTAACCCTTGCCCCGAGCCGCAAGCAACCTCCAATACTTCCTTTCCCTCACAAAATTCAGACGCAAAACGGTAACGTGTATACATTCGTTGTATCTGTTCCCTGCTGACTTTATACCCTGTTACTTCTGTTACTGTACTAAAATCAACTCGTCCCATATTACCTTCTAAAGAAATCCCTAATCGTTTTGATTACGATTTCAACTTCTTCATCTGTGAGCTGGGGATACATCGGTAAAGAAATAACCTCCGCGCTGATCCGTTCCGTCGTTGGGAGTTTAAAATGTCCAAGCCCTAAAGCCTTCTGTTTATGTAACGGCGTTGGCCAGGATATCAACACTTCAACACCTGAATCCCTAAGATACTGAGCTAAACGATCACGTTGCCCAGACCTAATTACATAATTTTGATATACATCAAAATAATCATTATTTGAACAAGGATGAATAATTATATCCCCCACGTCCGTAAGTCCAACATCGTATAACTTAGCTATCTCTCTGCGTCGTTCTATCCACTTATCAAAGTAGTCGAACTTCATATTAAGCATTGCAGCGTGCAAATTATCAAGCCTGCTGCACCAGCCAAAACACTCAATCACTTCTGCAGAGTCAACCCTCCCACTGTCTCTGAACGCCCGGAGTTTTCTTGCCAGTCTATCATCATTAGTACAGACCATCCCACCATCCCCCGCAGCACCCAACATCTTTGCCGGGTAGAAACTGAATATGCCTGTATCACCAAATGAAGCACACCTCTTATCCTTAAATTTCGCACCTAACGCCTGTGCTGCATCTTCGATTACTTTAAGGTTGTATTCCTTTGCCAATTCTATAATTTTCACCATATTACAGCTATGACCATTGAGGTGAACCGGGATAATGCCTTTCGTACGCCTTGTGATGGCAGATTCTATTTGATCCACATCCATATTAAAGTCATCCTTAATATCAATCAAAATAGGTATAGCCCCGCATTGGACAATCGCACCCACAGTAGCTACAAAGGTATGGGCAACAGTGATTACTTCATCACCCGGTCCAAAACCTAAGACATGAGCAGAGAGGTATAACGCATCCGTACCCGTATTCACCCCGATAGCATATTTGGTTCCTACATATTCGGCTATTCTTTTTTCAAATTCCTCTAAATGCCTTCTGAGTATGAAATCTCCGCCCGACATTACCTCTTCAAAGACGACATCAAACTCTCTTTTCATTTGTCGGTATTGTCTGGGATAGTTTACAAATCTTACCTTATATGGCCGCATTCCTCACCTTTACATTAAATCTCTTATAGTACTCGCAATCTTTCTATGGTCAGGATAATATGCCTTTTCTAAATTAGAACTTGCCGGTGCCGGGGTATCGGGCAAAGCTATCCTTCTAATAGGCGCCTTTATATTTTTAAATGGATTCCCTGATTCCGATATTGTAGCCAATATCTCAGCAGATAAACCGCAACTCTTCCAGCCGCCATCAGCAATTACCAACCTTCCCGTCTTCCTGACCGATTCGAAAAGAAGTTTTTTGTCCAACGGCTTAATTGAACGTAAGTCTATTACCTCTACATCGATTCCATCTTTTTTTAAGT
The DNA window shown above is from bacterium and carries:
- a CDS encoding SDR family oxidoreductase, translating into MKILVTGGAGFIGSNVVDAYIEKGYEVVVVDDLSSGKKENLNKKAKFYNLDICDKALEEVFNKEGIDIVSHHAAQVDVRKSIDDPAFDARINIEGSLNILENCRKYKIKKIIFASSGGVIYGECGNLPPNEDSPISPISPYGVSKYAMECYLSTYEKIYGLRYTALRYGNVYGPRQDPYGEAGVVAIFSGKMLNNEEVNIFGDGEQVRDYVYVGDVVKANILCLENGDNEIFNIGTSRSTSVNQLFSEMKELTQYSKQAVYKPLRAGELMRSSLDVKKAEQKLGWKAKVDIREGLKKTIDFFREQ
- a CDS encoding O-antigen ligase family protein, whose translation is MEVVKDKLLKYCDWLVGAFLILFVFWSPISITGAQTAVSFALLFWLVRMFLTKKFCLARNPLNIPIVAFLVAAAIGVIMAVNFKHSLKAYMTLGWMFIFFLIVNNVKDTIQFKRLVRILVLITTIGGAYGIFQHLTKIDFFGNVKHLRLPMARSTGFFDGPATFGNYILLVLPVVIGLSSYIRIRRKKRWLQLSGLIILTAIIFSYGRAVWIGLIVGLIFMGILGSRRLLLSILAGIMICSILILALPSLEFAQRVAGTVKSKHPVGDRTEFWEGSLRILRDYPITGVGWEGFRKVYPRYRPSEEEKSVSNAHNNFVDVAVDSGLLGLGIFLWLLVTIYKVGFHIFKELEDGYFKGFVWGFLGSLTAFLIAGLSQYNFGDSEVVMLFYFLLGMVMVIPRIKEAK
- a CDS encoding nucleoside-diphosphate sugar epimerase/dehydratase; protein product: MKINYFIHKYRRLFTIVVHFILVIIAYVGAFYLRFDFRLRSEYFPIILKTLPLLIIIKMAIFYYYGLFSGLWRYASIDDLWRIIKANFFSTAVFILGVVFIYNIVGYPRSIFFLDGILCIAFIGGLRFVTRLFIEIFKPVSAKINKRVIIVGAGEAGVMVLRECRNNPAMNMEIVGFIDDNPTKKNLRIQGIKILGTKHDIPAIVNKYGVEEIILAIPSAKGKIIREIISHCQIPNVKLKIVPGLQKILSGDLEVRPRGVKPEDLLGRETVEIDAQEISHYIRNKRILVTGAGGSIGSALCQQIALFSPKELMFYDHNENNVYFLEVEFKTKYPQVKFTTIIGDIKDIGLLKHTFSRYKPHVIFHSAAHKHVPLMEENPAAAVKNNIIGTRNLIYAANHYGVERFVLISTDKAVNPKSIMGATKRISEMILQAKAKDSKTRFMAVRFGNVLGSDGSVIPLFKKQIEERGPVTVTHPEAKRYFMSASEAAQLVLQAGAIGKKGEIFILDMGEQIKILDLARNLITLSGLKLDKDIFIKFIGLRPGEKLYEETLHDVEKDKTTKYEKIYIAQANEFESRILRNQVKELERLAHMMDTKRILNKIHEIVPSYVPDQENKN
- a CDS encoding class I SAM-dependent methyltransferase, whose product is MGRVDFSTVTEVTGYKVSREQIQRMYTRYRFASEFCEGKEVLEVACGSGQGLGYLAKKAKKVIGADIDENNLRFAREYYKDKENIELKILDAHKLPFDNNSFDLVILYEAIYYLANPEQFVKEAKRVLRKGGNLLICTANKDWSGFNPSPYSHKYFSAHELFGLLKQNNFGDIVLYGDYPVIAKTFKNRIISWIKRKAVALKIIPKTMEGKELLKRIFYGKLLPLPPEISGGMAEYTPPVSIPYDSPNFGYKVLYVVGYK
- a CDS encoding DegT/DnrJ/EryC1/StrS family aminotransferase; its protein translation is MRPYKVRFVNYPRQYRQMKREFDVVFEEVMSGGDFILRRHLEEFEKRIAEYVGTKYAIGVNTGTDALYLSAHVLGFGPGDEVITVAHTFVATVGAIVQCGAIPILIDIKDDFNMDVDQIESAITRRTKGIIPVHLNGHSCNMVKIIELAKEYNLKVIEDAAQALGAKFKDKRCASFGDTGIFSFYPAKMLGAAGDGGMVCTNDDRLARKLRAFRDSGRVDSAEVIECFGWCSRLDNLHAAMLNMKFDYFDKWIERRREIAKLYDVGLTDVGDIIIHPCSNNDYFDVYQNYVIRSGQRDRLAQYLRDSGVEVLISWPTPLHKQKALGLGHFKLPTTERISAEVISLPMYPQLTDEEVEIVIKTIRDFFRR